The following coding sequences are from one Triticum dicoccoides isolate Atlit2015 ecotype Zavitan chromosome 4A, WEW_v2.0, whole genome shotgun sequence window:
- the LOC119285230 gene encoding 17.9 kDa class I heat shock protein-like, with translation MSLIRRGDVFDPFSLDLWDPFDGFPFGSGSGSIFPRTTSSDTAAFAGARIDWKEMPEAHVFKADVPGLKKEEVKVEVDDGNVLQISGERNKEQEQKTGTWHRVERSSGKFLRRFRLPDNVKSEEIKAAMENGVLTVTVPKAEAKKPDVKPVQITG, from the coding sequence ATGTCGCTGATCCGCCGTGGCGACGTGTTCGACCCCTTCTCGCTCGACCTCTGGGACCCCTTCGACGGCTTCCCCTTCGGCTCCGGCAGCGGCAGCATCTTCCCGCGCACCACCAGCTCCGACACCGCGGCCTTCGCCGGCGCGCGCATCGACTGGAAGGAGATGCCCGAGGCGCACGTGTTCAAGGCGGACGTCCCGGGGCTGAAGAAGGAGGAGGTGAAGgttgaggtggacgacggcaacgtGCTGCAGATCAGCGGCGAGCGGAACAAGGAGCAGGAGCAGAAGACCGGCACCTGGCACCGCGTGGAGCGCAGCAGCGGCAAGTTCCTGCGCCGGTTCAGGCTCCCGGACAACGTGAAGTCCGAGGAGATCAAGGCGGCCATGGAGAACGGCGTGCTCACCGTCACCGTGCCCAAGGCGGAGGCCAAGAAGCCCGACGTCAAGCCCGTCCAGATCACGGGGTAG